AGATGAAATTGAGGTGACAGGCTCTGGTGTTTTGTATAGAGAGTTTCTTGGTGGTGCAGATACAGCACTAATTGAGCGTGCTCGAGAATTAAGATACATAGGGGATGGTGTCGACGAAATGTTGAGTGCGTTTGCGTCATCTTTTAATCCTGAGATGCTTGGTGCTAGTGCAGGTATTGTTACTTTGAAAAATCGCGTGAAAGATGGAGGGAATTTGTCTAAAGATGATGCGAAGGTACTTTTAGTTGATGAAGACTTTTTGACAGATGGAGAATTTAAAAAATTTGATTTCGTTCCTGTAGGTTTGGAATATACTCCTACTTTAATTGTACTTTTGTATCTTCTGGTGATTGAGTCTAGGCATGAAGAGTTGTCGAATAAGTACCGTGCTGAACTGGATGAAGCACATATAGAATTAGTGGTCACTGGTATGACTCCAGATGAGGTGCGTGAAGCGCGTGCAGAGTTGCGTCTTATGAAGGAGGAGAGGGAGAGAATTGCTAAAGAGCGCAGGGGGCGATTTTTTCGATTATTTGCATTTTTGCAAAACCAAAAGTTGCCACCTAAATCACTTTTATATGAATTTGCTGAGGGGTCACACACCGCTGCGCAGCATGAACTGTGGCGCATTAAGAGACTGAAGCGCATTGAAGAGATTGTAAAAGAGATTTAGATGACTGGCTTGGGCTTGCTGAAGATTTGGAGTAATAGGCGTAAGATCGTACGGATGTTTTTAATTCTCTTATCTCTACTAGGCGTTTTAAATCATTTTTTTACACACGAAGTATATATTAAGTGAATCTTTTTCCGGAACCTTTTTACCGTTTTTTTCGTGGATTACGTCGATAATTTCAAAATTTTGATTTGAGAGTAGGGCGGTCACTTCTTTTTCTTTGAAGGCATAATAGTACCTATTTCGCTTATTTAAGCCCTTTTTCCAAGGTATGAAGAGGTCTCGAGGGTGCATTAGGCCAAAAGTAAATATAGAGAGGAGTAGGGCTTTTTTTCGAGGAGCAGTGTATTTGCTGTTATAGAGTAGGTTCCATACGGAAAATATGAATATCCCATCTTTTTTTAAGGTTTTAGAAACCTCTTTTATCGCTTGGGATCGCAGTTTGTTGGAGGGTAGGTGGTGCAAAACAGCGATACTTATGATCGTATCAAACTTGGAAGAGGAGGGGATAGAGGTGAAATTCCCAATTTTGAAATGTATGTTTTTTGAATTTTTATTTTTTGAATGCTCTTTTTTTGCAATTTCTATAAGATTTTTCGAAATATCAATGCCTGTATATGATTTGTATTCAAAGAACTCAGCCGCTCT
This sequence is a window from Candidatus Peregrinibacteria bacterium. Protein-coding genes within it:
- a CDS encoding class I SAM-dependent methyltransferase, producing the protein MLNILSKIIIRKVRRDYDAIADNFSETRQAPWESWKLFKKYFGKQKDILDIGCGNGRAAEFFEYKSYTGIDISKNLIEIAKKEHSKNKNSKNIHFKIGNFTSIPSSSKFDTIISIAVLHHLPSNKLRSQAIKEVSKTLKKDGIFIFSVWNLLYNSKYTAPRKKALLLSIFTFGLMHPRDLFIPWKKGLNKRNRYYYAFKEKEVTALLSNQNFEIIDVIHEKNGKKVPEKDSLNIYFVCKKMI